A region from the Actinomycetota bacterium genome encodes:
- the murF gene encoding UDP-N-acetylmuramoyl-tripeptide--D-alanyl-D-alanine ligase yields MIPVTLKEIAEVTGGRLAGADPDAVVTGVQVDSRKVQPGELFVALPGSRTDGSLFAAAAAEAGAAATLAQEGTVLAGPRVEVADPLAALGALGTAVRDRSAATVVAVTGSNGKTTTKDLLAAALATRLRTVANQASFNNEVGLPLTLTRIEPGTQAVVVEMGARGPGHIAALARLARPGVGVVLNVGESHLGMFGSREAIAKAKGELVEALPPDGTAVLNADDPQVAAMAGRTVARVVSFGQAAGEVRAAGVELDGDGRARFLLHTPAGTAPVVLPAPGEHLVGCALAAAAAAHVLGVGPDDAAAGLAAARLSPMRMQVHRRPDGLTVVNDAYNANPSSMAAALKTLAALGRQGGRTVAVLGEMAELGPDAAAEHDRIGRLATRLGIDRLVGVGEPGRVMAAAARMEGMWPEEAEAVPDADAAVALLTPALGPDDVVLVKASRVVALDRVADALLRPRPEGV; encoded by the coding sequence TTGATCCCGGTCACGCTCAAGGAGATCGCGGAGGTGACCGGGGGGCGGCTGGCCGGCGCCGACCCGGACGCCGTCGTCACCGGGGTCCAGGTCGACTCCCGCAAGGTCCAGCCGGGGGAGCTGTTCGTGGCCCTGCCCGGGAGCCGCACCGACGGCAGCCTGTTCGCGGCCGCCGCCGCCGAGGCCGGCGCGGCCGCGACCCTGGCCCAGGAGGGCACCGTCCTCGCCGGCCCCCGGGTCGAGGTCGCCGACCCCCTGGCCGCCCTCGGCGCCCTGGGCACGGCCGTGCGGGACCGGTCGGCGGCCACGGTGGTGGCGGTCACCGGCTCCAACGGCAAGACCACCACCAAGGACCTGCTCGCCGCCGCCCTGGCCACCCGCCTGCGCACGGTCGCCAACCAGGCCTCGTTCAACAACGAGGTCGGCCTGCCCCTGACCCTCACCCGGATCGAGCCCGGCACCCAGGCGGTGGTGGTCGAGATGGGCGCCCGCGGCCCCGGCCACATCGCCGCCCTGGCCCGCCTGGCCCGGCCCGGGGTCGGCGTGGTCCTCAACGTCGGCGAGTCCCACCTGGGCATGTTCGGCTCCCGGGAGGCGATCGCCAAGGCCAAGGGCGAGCTCGTCGAGGCCCTGCCGCCCGACGGCACGGCCGTGCTCAACGCCGACGACCCCCAGGTGGCGGCCATGGCCGGCCGCACCGTGGCCCGGGTGGTCAGCTTCGGCCAGGCCGCCGGCGAGGTGCGGGCCGCCGGGGTCGAGCTGGACGGCGACGGCCGGGCCCGGTTCCTGCTCCACACCCCGGCCGGGACCGCCCCGGTCGTCCTGCCCGCCCCCGGCGAGCACCTGGTCGGCTGCGCCCTGGCCGCGGCCGCGGCCGCCCACGTCCTCGGGGTGGGGCCGGACGACGCCGCCGCCGGCCTGGCCGCGGCCCGCCTGTCGCCCATGCGGATGCAGGTCCACCGCCGGCCCGACGGGCTGACCGTGGTCAACGACGCCTACAACGCCAACCCGTCGTCGATGGCGGCGGCCCTCAAGACCCTGGCCGCCCTCGGCCGCCAGGGCGGGCGCACGGTGGCCGTGCTCGGCGAGATGGCCGAGCTGGGCCCGGACGCGGCCGCCGAGCACGACCGCATCGGCCGCCTGGCCACCCGCCTGGGCATCGACCGGCTGGTCGGGGTGGGGGAGCCGGGCCGGGTGATGGCCGCCGCCGCCCGCATGGAGGGCATGTGGCCCGAGGAGGCCGAGGCGGTCCCCGACGCCGACGCCGCCGTGGCCCTGCTCACCCCCGCCCTCGGCCCCGACGACGTGGTCCTGGTCAAGGCCAGCCGGGTCGTCGCCCTCGACCGGGTCGCCGACGCCCTGCTTCGTCCCCGGCCGGAAGGGGTCTGA